Proteins from a single region of Hordeum vulgare subsp. vulgare chromosome 6H, MorexV3_pseudomolecules_assembly, whole genome shotgun sequence:
- the LOC123404124 gene encoding glucan endo-1,3-beta-glucosidase 8-like translates to MAPPLLRLLAGVAALLLAVDVPPASASSSTVDLGVNWGSQCTHPLDPSAVVKMLKENGIMKVKLFDADPWPVGALLDSGIEVMLGIPNDMLETMTSYGNAEDWVAENATSYGDRLKLRYVAVGNEPFLKSYNGSFMKTTVPALKNIQKALDEAGLGDKVKATVPLNADVYVGDKPSEGKFRPDIDDVMTDMVKFMHDHGAPFVVNIYPFLSLYQSDDFPFEFAFFDGGHSIQDNGGVSYSNVFDANYDTLVSALKKAGVANLKVIVGEVGWPTDGNKNGNAKLARRFYDGLLKKLAKNEGTHLRQGKMDVYLFGLFDEDMKSIAPGNFERHWGILTYDGKPKFAMDLSGQGNDRLLAAVPGVEYLPKQWCVFDEDAAKDGKGKLPGNIQYACASGDCTALGYGCSCNGLDEKSNISYAFNMYFQMQDQDVRACDFDGLAKISDKNASTKTCLFPVQIISAATVPARRWPAPSLLLALLVVHALVMTTTGFIM, encoded by the coding sequence ATGGCTCCGCCGCTCCTGCGGCTGCTGGCCGGCGTGGCCGCGCTGCTACTCGCCGTGGACGTGCCCCCGGCGTCGGCCTCGAGCTCCACCGTCGACCTCGGCGTGAACTGGGGATCGCAGTGCACGCACCCGCTGGACCCCTCCGCGGTGGTCAAGATGCTCAAGGAGAACGGGATCATGAAGGTGAAGCTGTTCGACGCGGACCCCTGGCCCGTCGGCGCCCTCCTCGACTCCGGCATCGAGGTCATGCTCGGCATCCCCAACGACATGCTGGAGACGATGACCAGCTACGGCAACGCCGAGGACTGGGTGGCGGAGAACGCCACCAGCTACGGGGACAGGCTCAAGCTCCGGTACGTGGCGGTGGGGAACGAGCCGTTCCTCAAGAGCTACAACGGCAGCTTCATGAAGACCACCGTGCCGGCGCTCAAGAACATCCAGAAGGCGCTGGACGAGGCCGGgctcggcgacaaggtgaaggccACCGTCCCGCTCAACGCCGACGTGTACGTCGGCGACAAGCCGTCCGAGGGCAAGTTCCGGCCCGACATCGACGACGTCATGACCGACATGGTCAAGTTCATGCACGACCACGGCGCGCCCTTCGTCGTCAACATCTACCCCTTCCTCAGCCTCTACCAGAGCGACGACTTCCCCTTCGAGTTCGCCTTCTTCGACGGCGGCCACAGCATCCAGGACAACGGCGGCGTGAGCTACTCCAACGTGTTCGACGCAAACTACGACACCCTGGTGAGCGCGCTCAAGAAGGCCGGCGTGGCCAACCTCAAGGTCATCGTCGGCGAGGTCGGCTGGCCCACGGACGGCAACAAGAACGGCAACGCCAAGCTGGCGCGGCGCTTCTACGACGGGCTCCTCAAGAAGCTGGCCAAGAACGAGGGCacccacctccggcagggcaagATGGACGTCTACCTCTTCGGGCTCTTCGACGAGGACATGAAGAGCATCGCGCCGGGCAACTTCGAGCGGCACTGGGGCATCCTCACCTACGACGGCAAGCCCAAGTTCGCCATGGACCTGTCGGGGCAGGGCAACGACAGGCTGCTCGCGGCCGTGCCCGGCGTGGAGTACCTGCCCAAGCAGTGGTGCGTGTTCGACGAGGACGCCGCCAAGGACGGCAAGGGGAAGCTGCCGGGGAACATCCAGTACGCGTGCGCCAGCGGCGACTGCACGGCGCTGGGATACGGCTGCTCCTGCAACGGCCTCGACGAGAAGAGCAACATCTCCTACGCCTTCAACATGTACTTCCAGATGCAGGACCAGGACGTGCGCGCCTGCGACTTCGACGGCCTCGCCAAGATCTCCGACAAGAACGCCTCCACCAAGACCTGCCTCTTCCCCGTCCAGATCATCAGCGCCGCCACCGTCCCGGCGAGGCGATGGCCCGCGCCGTCGCTGCTGCTGGCATTGTTGGTCGTGCATGCCCTCGTGATGACGACGACGGGCTTTATCATGTAG
- the LOC123404125 gene encoding F-box/LRR-repeat protein At3g26922-like isoform X1, which translates to MSRRLKEEGSTAVGEHRIGDLPDDLLAYLMSFLPSRDSVRTCVLARRWRTLWKSVPALRLEDDPRGDDGPRSKFVDELLCRRHPTPLSVCDISSEYNTFHCEEAFKRIKPWLRYAFTHDVRALRVVAGSLTTNLVLVSSHLKRVELCFMQFKRSVDFTGCQALDVLEMKGCNILASILCKSVRHLTIKGGCFDDKTRRRISAPNLISLKLAPCQGLTPLLDSMPSLVTASVESFDQQYHYCFDVPCEGCDRQAGFPVVLEGLSAATNLELTTDDQLSIFRMDLKWCPMFSKLKCLLLNKWCVADDFTELVYFLQHSPILETLTLRLDFQAHEKEHVMETYEIYDPKEQSSLSKHLKVVKIIRSSMKQDVIVDRILKILCAHGVLFRAI; encoded by the exons ATGTCCAGGAGGCTGAAGGAGGAGGGAAGCACGGCCGTCGGCGAGCACCGCATCGGGGACCTCCCGGACGACCTACTGGCGTACCTGATGTCGTTCCTGCCCTCGCGCGACTCCGTGCGGACGTGCGTGCTCGCCCGGCGCTGGCGCACGCTCTGGAAGTCCGTGCCCGCCCTGCGCCTCGAGGATGACCCGCGAGGCGACGACGGCCCCAGGAGCAAGTTCGTCGACGAGCTGCTATGCCGCCGCCACCCGACACCTCTCAGCGTGTGTGACATCTCTTCCGAATACAACACTTTTCACTGCGAGGAGGCGTTCAAACGCATCAAGCCGTGGCTCCGGTACGCTTTCACGCATGATGTTCGGGCTCTACGAGTTGTTGCTGGTTCGTTGACGACCAACCTGGTTCTCGTCTCCTCGCACCTCAAGAGGGTGGAGCTTTGTTTCATGCAGTTCAAACGCTCTGTGGATTTCACGGGCTGTCAGGCGCTAGATGTGTTAGAGATGAAGGGTTGTAACATCCTTGCGAGCATCTTGTGCAAGTCAGTACGGCATCTTACCATCAAAGGCGGTTGTTTTGACGATAAAACCCGCCGTCGTATTTCTGCCCCAAATCTCATCAGCTTGAAACTAGCTCCATGCCAGGGTCTGACTCCATTGCTTGATAGCATGCCATCGCTGGTAACGGCATCTGTTGAATCATTTGATCAGCAGTATCATTACTGTTTTGATGTACCATGTGAAGGATGTGATAGGCAGGCAGGATTTCCTGTGGTTTTGGAAGGCTTATCTGCAGCTACAAATTTGGAGTTAACAACTGATGATCAG TTATCTATTTTCAGAATGGATTTGAAATGGTGCCCCATGTTTAGCAAGCTCAAATGCCTTTTGCTGAACAAATGGTGTGTGGCTGATGATTTCACTGAATTGGTTTACTTTCTCCAGCACTCACCAATTCTAGAGACGCTGACACTTCGGCTTGATTTTCAAGCTCATGAG AAAGAGCATGTGATGGAAACATATGAAATCTATGACCCAAAGGAACAATCATCACTATCGAAGCATCTCAAGGTAGTCAAAATCATACGCAGCTCAATGAAGCAAGATGTTATAGTTGACCGCATCCTAAAGATCCTCTGTGCCCATGGAGTGCTTTTCCGAGCAATTTGA
- the LOC123404123 gene encoding uncharacterized protein LOC123404123, whose translation MAYPFPSSTAGPTGKKAMELWEPPEGPSRRRNEAEGAGGGQSGAARVGRGDADGRDRASARRWRGPGVVTRRARPKRGGAGGQRVGAVRTTGTARGVVSLGRPERRSPRRAPHATVSCSLPAAFGPMLRSREEGAAGCGLALRSQEAGASAATGVRRP comes from the coding sequence ATGGCTTATCCATTCCCATCCTCCACCGCTGGGCCGACGGGCAAGAAGGCGATGGAGCTCTGGGAGCCTCCGGAGGGGCCTTCTCGTCGGCGAAACGAGGCCGAGGGGGCGGGCGGAGGCCAAAGCGGGGCGGCACGGGTGGGCAGGGGCGATGCGGACGGTCGGGACCGCGCGAGCGCgcggaggtggagagggccaGGCGTGGTGACGCGGAGAGCCAGGCCGaagcggggcggcgcgggaggccAACGGGTGGGGGCGGTGCGGACGACCGGGACCGCGCGGGGCGTAGTGTCGCTGGGGCGGCCGGAGCGGCGAAGTCCACGGCGCGCACCACACGCCACCGTCAGCTGCTCGCTACCGGCTGCGTTCGGGCCGATGCTGCGCTCACGGGAGGAAGGCGCGGCTGGCTGCGGGCTGGCGCTGCGCTCGCAGGAGGCAGGCGCGTCTGCCGCCACCGGCGTTCGCCGGCCGTGA
- the LOC123404125 gene encoding F-box/LRR-repeat protein At3g26922-like isoform X2 codes for MSRRLKEEGSTAVGEHRIGDLPDDLLAYLMSFLPSRDSVRTCVLARRWRTLWKSVPALRLEDDPRGDDGPRSKFVDELLCRRHPTPLSVCDISSEYNTFHCEEAFKRIKPWLRYAFTHDVRALRVVAGSLTTNLVLVSSHLKRVELCFMQFKRSVDFTGCQALDVLEMKGCNILASILCKSVRHLTIKGGCFDDKTRRRISAPNLISLKLAPCQGLTPLLDSMPSLVTASVESFDQQYHYCFDVPCEGCDRQAGFPVVLEGLSAATNLELTTDDQHSPILETLTLRLDFQAHEKEHVMETYEIYDPKEQSSLSKHLKVVKIIRSSMKQDVIVDRILKILCAHGVLFRAI; via the exons ATGTCCAGGAGGCTGAAGGAGGAGGGAAGCACGGCCGTCGGCGAGCACCGCATCGGGGACCTCCCGGACGACCTACTGGCGTACCTGATGTCGTTCCTGCCCTCGCGCGACTCCGTGCGGACGTGCGTGCTCGCCCGGCGCTGGCGCACGCTCTGGAAGTCCGTGCCCGCCCTGCGCCTCGAGGATGACCCGCGAGGCGACGACGGCCCCAGGAGCAAGTTCGTCGACGAGCTGCTATGCCGCCGCCACCCGACACCTCTCAGCGTGTGTGACATCTCTTCCGAATACAACACTTTTCACTGCGAGGAGGCGTTCAAACGCATCAAGCCGTGGCTCCGGTACGCTTTCACGCATGATGTTCGGGCTCTACGAGTTGTTGCTGGTTCGTTGACGACCAACCTGGTTCTCGTCTCCTCGCACCTCAAGAGGGTGGAGCTTTGTTTCATGCAGTTCAAACGCTCTGTGGATTTCACGGGCTGTCAGGCGCTAGATGTGTTAGAGATGAAGGGTTGTAACATCCTTGCGAGCATCTTGTGCAAGTCAGTACGGCATCTTACCATCAAAGGCGGTTGTTTTGACGATAAAACCCGCCGTCGTATTTCTGCCCCAAATCTCATCAGCTTGAAACTAGCTCCATGCCAGGGTCTGACTCCATTGCTTGATAGCATGCCATCGCTGGTAACGGCATCTGTTGAATCATTTGATCAGCAGTATCATTACTGTTTTGATGTACCATGTGAAGGATGTGATAGGCAGGCAGGATTTCCTGTGGTTTTGGAAGGCTTATCTGCAGCTACAAATTTGGAGTTAACAACTGATGATCAG CACTCACCAATTCTAGAGACGCTGACACTTCGGCTTGATTTTCAAGCTCATGAG AAAGAGCATGTGATGGAAACATATGAAATCTATGACCCAAAGGAACAATCATCACTATCGAAGCATCTCAAGGTAGTCAAAATCATACGCAGCTCAATGAAGCAAGATGTTATAGTTGACCGCATCCTAAAGATCCTCTGTGCCCATGGAGTGCTTTTCCGAGCAATTTGA
- the LOC123404125 gene encoding putative F-box/FBD/LRR-repeat protein At1g78760 isoform X3, translating to MSRRLKEEGSTAVGEHRIGDLPDDLLAYLMSFLPSRDSVRTCVLARRWRTLWKSVPALRLEDDPRGDDGPRSKFVDELLCRRHPTPLSVCDISSEYNTFHCEEAFKRIKPWLRYAFTHDVRALRVVAGSLTTNLVLVSSHLKRVELCFMQFKRSVDFTGCQALDVLEMKGCNILASILCKSVRHLTIKGGCFDDKTRRRISAPNLISLKLAPCQGLTPLLDSMPSLVTASVESFDQQYHYCFDVPCEGCDRQAGFPVVLEGLSAATNLELTTDDQNGFEMVPHV from the exons ATGTCCAGGAGGCTGAAGGAGGAGGGAAGCACGGCCGTCGGCGAGCACCGCATCGGGGACCTCCCGGACGACCTACTGGCGTACCTGATGTCGTTCCTGCCCTCGCGCGACTCCGTGCGGACGTGCGTGCTCGCCCGGCGCTGGCGCACGCTCTGGAAGTCCGTGCCCGCCCTGCGCCTCGAGGATGACCCGCGAGGCGACGACGGCCCCAGGAGCAAGTTCGTCGACGAGCTGCTATGCCGCCGCCACCCGACACCTCTCAGCGTGTGTGACATCTCTTCCGAATACAACACTTTTCACTGCGAGGAGGCGTTCAAACGCATCAAGCCGTGGCTCCGGTACGCTTTCACGCATGATGTTCGGGCTCTACGAGTTGTTGCTGGTTCGTTGACGACCAACCTGGTTCTCGTCTCCTCGCACCTCAAGAGGGTGGAGCTTTGTTTCATGCAGTTCAAACGCTCTGTGGATTTCACGGGCTGTCAGGCGCTAGATGTGTTAGAGATGAAGGGTTGTAACATCCTTGCGAGCATCTTGTGCAAGTCAGTACGGCATCTTACCATCAAAGGCGGTTGTTTTGACGATAAAACCCGCCGTCGTATTTCTGCCCCAAATCTCATCAGCTTGAAACTAGCTCCATGCCAGGGTCTGACTCCATTGCTTGATAGCATGCCATCGCTGGTAACGGCATCTGTTGAATCATTTGATCAGCAGTATCATTACTGTTTTGATGTACCATGTGAAGGATGTGATAGGCAGGCAGGATTTCCTGTGGTTTTGGAAGGCTTATCTGCAGCTACAAATTTGGAGTTAACAACTGATGATCAG AATGGATTTGAAATGGTGCCCCATGTTTAG